Proteins from a single region of Nomascus leucogenys isolate Asia chromosome 2, Asia_NLE_v1, whole genome shotgun sequence:
- the LOC100587407 gene encoding protocadherin beta-16 isoform X2: MEIGWMHNRRQRQVLVFFVLLSLSGAGAELGSYSVVEETERGSFVANLGKDLGLGLTEMSTRKARIISQGNKQHLQLKVQTGDLLINEKLDREELCGPTEPCILHFQVLMEKPLEIFQAELRVIDVNDYSPMFTEKEMILKIPENSPPGTEFPLNYALDLDVGSNNVQNYKISPNSHFGVLTRERNDGRKYPELVLDKELDREEEPQLKLTLTALDGGSPSRSGTAQVRIEVVDINDNAPEFEQPIYKAQIPENSPLGSLVATVSARDLDSGANGKISYTLFQPSEDISKTLEVNPMTGEIRLSKQVDFETVTSYEVDIKATDGGGLSGKCTLLLQVVDVNDNPPQVTMSALTSPIPENSPEIVVAVFSVSDPDSGNNGKTISSIQEDLPFLLKPSVKNFYSLVTERALDREARAEYNITLTVTDMGTPRLKTQHNITVQISDVNDNAPAFTQTSYTLFVRENNSPALHIGSVSATDRDSGTNAQVSYSLLPPQDPHLPLASLVSINADNGQLFALRSLDYEALQAFEFRVGAADRGSPALSSEALVRVLVLDANDNSPFVLYPLQNGSAPCTELVPRGAEPGYLVTKVVAVDSDSGQNAWLSYQLLKATEPGLFGVWAHNGEVRTARLLSERDAAKHRLVVLVKDNGEPPRSATATLHVLLVDGFSQPYLPLPEVAPAQAQADSLTVYLVVALASVSSLFLFSVLLFVAVRLCRRSRAASVGRCSVPEGPFPGHLVDVSGTGTLSQSYQYEVCLTGGPGTSEFKFFKPIIADIQAQGPGRKSEENSTFRDSFGFNIQ; the protein is encoded by the exons ATGGAGATTGGATGGATGCACAATCGGAGACAAAGGCAAgtccttgttttctttgttttgctgaGCTTGTCTGGGGCGGGCGCCGAGTTGGGGTCCTATTCCGTAGTGGAAGAAACGGAGAGAGGCTCTTTTGTGGCAAACCTAGGAAAAGACCTGGGGTTGGGGTTGACAGAGATGTCCACCCGCAAAGCCAGGATCATTTCCCAGGGGAACAAACAGCATTTGCAGCTCAAGGTTCAAACTGGGGATTTGCTCATAAATGAGAAGCTAGATCGAGAGGAGCTATGCGGTCCCACTGAGCCTTGCATACTACATTTCCAAGTGTTAATGGAAAAACCTTTAGAAATATTTCAGGCTGAACTGAGGGTGATAGATGTAAATGACTATTCTCCCATGTTCACTGAGAAGGAAATGATTCTAAAAATACCGGAAAACAGTCCTCCAGGAACTGAGTTCCCTCTGAATTATGCTTTGGACTTGGACGTAGGAAGCAATAATgttcaaaactataaaatcagCCCAAATTCCCATTTTGGGGTTCTAACCAGAGAACGCAATGATGGCAGGAAATATCCTGAGCTAGTGTTGGATAAAGAGCTGGATAGGGAGGAGGAGCCTCAACTAAAATTAACCCTGACAGCGTTGGATGGCGGCTCTCCATCGCGATCTGGAACTGCTCAGGTCCGCATTGAAGTGGTGGACATCAATGATAACGCCCCTGAGTTTGAGCAGCCCATCTACAAAGCTCAGATTCCAGAGAACAGCCCTCTTGGCTCCCTGGTTGCCACCGTCTCCGCCAGGGATTTAGACAGCGGAGCCAATGGGAAAATATCATACACACTCTTTCAGCCTTCAGAGGATATTAGTAAAACTTTGGAGGTAAATCCTATGACAGGGGAAATTCGACTGAGTAAACAGGTAGATTTCGAAACGGTTACGTCTTATGAAGTGGACATCAAAGCCACAGATGGGGGAGGTCTTTCAGGAAAGTGCACTCTTCTCCTGCAGGTGGTGGATGTGAATGACAATCCCCCACAGGTGACCATGTCTGCACTCACCAGCCCCATCCCAGAGAACTCGCCTGAGATAGTAGTTGCTGTTTTCAGCGTTTCAGATCCTGACTCCGGAAACAATGGGAAGACGATTTCCTCCATTCAGGAAGACCTTCCCTTTCTTCTAAAACCTTCAGTCAAGAACTTTTACAGCTTGGTAACGGAGAGAGCACTCGACAGAGAAGCAAGGGCTGAATATAATATCACCCTCACCGTCACAGATATGGGGACTCCAAGGCTGAAAACGCAGCACAACATAACAGTGCAGATATCAGATGTCAATGATAACGCCCCCGCTTTCACCCAAACCTCCTACACCCTGTTCGTCCGCGAGAACAACAGCCCCGCCCTGCACATCGGCAGTGTCAGCGCCACAGACAGAGACTCAGGCACCAACGCCCAGGTCAGCTACTCGCTGCTGCCGCCCCAGGACCCGCACCTGCCCCTCGCCTCCCTGGTCTCCATCAACGCGGACAACGGCCAACTGTTCGCCCTCCGGTCTCTGGACTACGAGGCCCTGCAGGCGTTCGAGTTCCGCGTGGGCGCCGCAGACCGCGGGTCCCCAGCGCTGAGCAGCGAGGCGCTGGTGCGCGTGCTGGTGCTGGACGCCAACGACAACTCGCCCTTTGTGCTGTACCCGCTGCAGAACGGCTCCGCGCCCTGCACCGAGCTGGTGCCCCGAGGGGCCGAGCCGGGCTACCTGGTGACCAAGGTGGTGGCGGTGGACAGCGACTCGGGCCAGAACGCCTGGCTGTCGTACCAGCTGCTCAAGGCCACGGAGCCCGGGCTGTTCGGCGTGTGGGCGCACAATGGCGAGGTGCGCACCGCCAGGCTGCTGAGCGAGCGCGACGCGGCAAAGCACAGGCTGGTGGTGCTGGTCAAGGACAATGgcgagccaccgcgctcggccaccGCCACGCTGCACGTGCTCCTGGTGGACGGCTTCTCCCAGCCCTACCTGCCGCTCCCGGAGGtggccccagcccaggcccaggccgACTCGCTCACCGTCTACCTGGTGGTGGCTTTGGCCTCGGTGTCTTCGCTCTTCCTCTTCTCGGTGCTCCTGTTCGTGGCGGTGCGGCTGTGCAGGAGGAGCAGGGCGGCCTCGGTGGGTCGCTGCTCGGTGCCCGAGGGCCCCTTTCCAGGGCATCTGGTGGACGTGAGCGGCACCGGGACCCTGTCCCAGAGCTACCAGTATGAG GTGTGTCTGACGGGAGGCCCCGGGACCAGTGAGTTCAAGTTCTTCAAACCAATTATTGCGGATATTCAGGCACAGGGCCCTGGGAGGAAGAGTGAAGAAAATTCCACCTTCCGAGATAGCTTTGGATTTAATATTCAGTAA
- the LOC100587407 gene encoding protocadherin beta-16 isoform X3: MEIGWMHNRRQRQVLVFFVLLSLSGAGAELGSYSVVEETERGSFVANLGKDLGLGLTEMSTRKARIISQGNKQHLQLKVQTGDLLINEKLDREELCGPTEPCILHFQVLMEKPLEIFQAELRVIDVNDYSPMFTEKEMILKIPENSPPGTEFPLNYALDLDVGSNNVQNYKISPNSHFGVLTRERNDGRKYPELVLDKELDREEEPQLKLTLTALDGGSPSRSGTAQVRIEVVDINDNAPEFEQPIYKAQIPENSPLGSLVATVSARDLDSGANGKISYTLFQPSEDISKTLEVNPMTGEIRLSKQVDFETVTSYEVDIKATDGGGLSGKCTLLLQVVDVNDNPPQVTMSALTSPIPENSPEIVVAVFSINDRDSGENGKMVCYIQENLPFLLKPSVENFYILMTEGALDREIRAEYNITITVTDLGTPRLKTEYNITVLVSDVNDNAPAFTQTSYTLFVRENNSPALHIGSVSATDRDSGTNAQVTYSLLPPQDLHLPLASLVSINADNGHLFALRSLDYEALQAFEFRVGATDRGSPALSSEALVRVLVLDANDNSPFVLYPLQNGSAPCTELVPRAAEPGYLVTKVVAVDGDSGQNAWLSYQLLKATELGLFGVWAHNGEVRTARLLSERDAAKHKLVVLVKDNGEPPRSATATLHVLLVDGFSQPYLPLPEAVPAQAQADSLTVYLVVALASVSSLFLLSVLLFVAVRLCRRSRAASVGRCSVPEGPFPGHLVDVSGTGTLSQSYQYEVCLTGGPGTSEFKFFKPIIADIQAQGPGRKSEENSTFRDSFGFNIQ, translated from the exons ATGGAGATTGGATGGATGCACAATCGGAGACAAAGGCAAgtccttgttttctttgttttgctgaGCTTGTCTGGGGCGGGCGCCGAGTTGGGGTCCTATTCCGTAGTGGAAGAAACGGAGAGAGGCTCTTTTGTGGCAAACCTAGGAAAAGACCTGGGGTTGGGGTTGACAGAGATGTCCACCCGCAAAGCCAGGATCATTTCCCAGGGGAACAAACAGCATTTGCAGCTCAAGGTTCAAACTGGGGATTTGCTCATAAATGAGAAGCTAGATCGAGAGGAGCTATGCGGTCCCACTGAGCCTTGCATACTACATTTCCAAGTGTTAATGGAAAAACCTTTAGAAATATTTCAGGCTGAACTGAGGGTGATAGATGTAAATGACTATTCTCCCATGTTCACTGAGAAGGAAATGATTCTAAAAATACCGGAAAACAGTCCTCCAGGAACTGAGTTCCCTCTGAATTATGCTTTGGACTTGGACGTAGGAAGCAATAATgttcaaaactataaaatcagCCCAAATTCCCATTTTGGGGTTCTAACCAGAGAACGCAATGATGGCAGGAAATATCCTGAGCTAGTGTTGGATAAAGAGCTGGATAGGGAGGAGGAGCCTCAACTAAAATTAACCCTGACAGCGTTGGATGGCGGCTCTCCATCGCGATCTGGAACTGCTCAGGTCCGCATTGAAGTGGTGGACATCAATGATAACGCCCCTGAGTTTGAGCAGCCCATCTACAAAGCTCAGATTCCAGAGAACAGCCCTCTTGGCTCCCTGGTTGCCACCGTCTCCGCCAGGGATTTAGACAGCGGAGCCAATGGGAAAATATCATACACACTCTTTCAGCCTTCAGAGGATATTAGTAAAACTTTGGAGGTAAATCCTATGACAGGGGAAATTCGACTGAGTAAACAGGTAGATTTCGAAACGGTTACGTCTTATGAAGTGGACATCAAAGCCACAGATGGGGGAGGTCTTTCAGGAAAGTGCACTCTTCTCCTGCAGGTGGTGGATGTGAATGACAATCCCCCACAGGTGACCATGTCTGCACTCACCAGCCCCATCCCAGAGAACTCGCCTGAGATAGTAGTTGCTGTTTTCAGC ATTAATGACAGAGACTctggagaaaatggaaagatggtTTGCTACATTCAAGAGAATCTGCCATTCCTACTAAAACCTTCTGTGGAGAATTTTTACATCCTAATGACAGAAGGCGCGCTGGACAGAGAGATCAGAGCCGAGTACAACATCACCATCACCGTCACTGACTTGGGGACACCCAGGCTGAAAACCGAGTACAACATAACCGTGCTGGTCTCTGACGTCAATGACAACGCCCCCGCCTTCACCCAAACCTCCTACACCCTGTTCGTCCGCGAGAACAACAGCCCCGCCCTGCACATCGGCAGCGTCAGCGCCACAGACAGAGACTCAGGCACCAACGCCCAGGTCACCTACTCGCTGCTGCCGCCCCAAGACCTGCATCTGCCCCTCGCCTCCCTGGTCTCCATCAACGCGGACAACGGCCACCTGTTCGCCCTCAGGTCTCTGGACTACGAGGCCCTGCAGGCCTTCGAGTTCCGCGTGGGCGCCACAGACCGCGGATCCCCGGCGCTGAGCAGCGAGGCGCTGGTGCGCGTGCTGGTGCTGGACGCCAACGACAACTCGCCCTTCGTGCTGTACCCGCTGCAGAACGGCTCCGCGCCCTGCACCGAGCTGGTGCCCCGGGCGGCCGAGCCGGGCTACCTGGTGACCAAGGTGGTGGCGGTGGACGGCGACTCGGGCCAGAACGCCTGGCTGTCGTACCAGTTGCTCAAGGCCACGGAGCTCGGGCTGTTCGGTGTGTGGGCGCACAATGGCGAGGTGCGCACCGCCAGGCTGCTGAGCGAGCGCGACGCGGCCAAGCACAAGCTGGTGGTGCTGGTCAAGGACAATGGCGAGCCTCCGCGCTCGGCCACCGCCACGCTGCACGTGCTCCTGGTGGACGGCTTCTCCCAGCCCTACCTGCCGCTCCCGGAGGCTGTCccggcccaggcccaggccgaCTCGCTCACCGTCTACCTGGTGGTGGCGTTGGCTTCGGTGTCTTCGCTCTTCCTCCTCTCGGTGCTCCTGTTCGTGGCGGTGCGGCTGTGCAGGAGGAGCAGGGCGGCCTCTGTGGGTCGCTGCTCGGTGCCCGAGGGCCCCTTTCCAGGGCATCTGGTGGACGTGAGCGGCACCGGGACCCTGTCCCAGAGCTACCAGTATGAGGTGTGTCTGACGGGAGGCCCCGGGACCAGTGAGTTCAAGTTCTTCAAACCAATTATTGCGGATATTCAGGCACAGGGCCCTGGGAGGAAGAGTGAAGAAAATTCCACCTTCCGAGATAGCTTTGGATTTAATATTCAGTAA
- the LOC100587407 gene encoding protocadherin beta-10 isoform X1 yields the protein MAVRELYFPRQRQVLFLFLFWGVSLAGSGFGRYSVTEETERGSFVVNLAKDLGLAEGELAARGTRVVSDDNKQYLLLDSHTGNLLTNEKLDREKLCGPKEPCMLYFQILMDDPFQIYRAELRVRDINDHSPVFQDKETVLKISENTAEGTAFRLERAQDPDGGLNGIQNYTISPNSFFHINISGSDEGMIYPELVLDKALDREEQGELSLTLTALDGGSPSRSGTSTVRVVVLDVNDNAPQFAKALYETQAPENSPIGFLIVKVSAEDVDSGVNAEVSYSFFDASENIRTTFQINPFSGEIFLRELLDYELVNSYKINIQAMDGGGLSARCRVLVEVLDTNDNPPELIVSSFSNSVAENSPETALAVFKINDRDSGENGKMVCYIQENLPFLLKPSVENFYILMTEGALDREIRAEYNITITVTDLGTPRLKTEYNITVLVSDVNDNAPAFTQTSYTLFVRENNSPALHIGSVSATDRDSGTNAQVTYSLLPPQDLHLPLASLVSINADNGHLFALRSLDYEALQAFEFRVGATDRGSPALSSEALVRVLVLDANDNSPFVLYPLQNGSAPCTELVPRAAEPGYLVTKVVAVDGDSGQNAWLSYQLLKATELGLFGVWAHNGEVRTARLLSERDAAKHKLVVLVKDNGEPPRSATATLHVLLVDGFSQPYLPLPEAVPAQAQADSLTVYLVVALASVSSLFLLSVLLFVAVRLCRRSRAASVGRCSVPEGPFPGHLVDVSGTGTLSQSYQYEVCLTGGPGTSEFKFFKPIIADIQAQGPGRKSEENSTFRDSFGFNIQ from the coding sequence ATGGCAGTCAGAGAGTTGTACTTCCCAAGACAAAGGCAagtcctgtttctttttcttttttggggagtGTCCTTGGCAGGTTCCGGGTTTGGACGTTATTCGGTGACTGAGGAAACAGAGAGAGGATCCTTTGTGGTCAATCTGGCAAAGGATCTGGGACTAGCAGAGGGGGAGCTGGCTGCAAGGGGAACCAGGGTGGTTTCTGATGATAACAAACAATACCTGCTCCTGGATTCACATACTGGGAATTTGCTCACAAATGAGAAACTGGACCGAGAGAAGCTGTGTGGCCCTAAAGAGCCCTGTATGTtgtatttccaaattttaatgGATGATCCCTTTCAGATTTACCGGGCTGAGCTGAGAGTCAGGGATATAAATGATCACTCGCCAGTATTTCAGGACAAAGAAACGGtcttaaaaatatcagaaaatacagCTGAAGGGACAGCATTTCGACTAGAAAGAGCACAGGATCCAGATGGAGGACTTAACGGTATCCAAAACTACACAATCAGCCCCAACTCTTTTTTCCATATTAATATTAGTGGCAGTGATGAAGGCATGATATATCCAGAGCTAGTGTTGGACAAAGCACTAGATCGGGAGGAGCAGGGAGAGCTCAGCTTAACCCTCACAGCGCTGGATGGTGGGTCTCCATCCAGGTCTGGGACCTCCACTGTACGCGTCGTTGTCTTGGACGTCAATGACAATGCCCCACAATTTGCCAAGGCTCTGTATGAGACCCAGGCTCCAGAAAACAGCCCCATTGGGTTCCTTATTGTTAAGGTATCGGCAGAAGATGTAGACTCTGGAGTCAACGCAGAAGTATCCTATTCATTTTTTGATGCCTCAGAAAATATCCGAACAACCTTTCAAATCAATCCTTTTTCTGGGGAAATCTTCCTCAGAGAATTGCTTGATTATGAGTTAGTAAattcttacaaaataaatatacaggcAATGGACGGTGGAGGCCTTTCTGCAAGATGTAGGGTTTTAGTGGAAGTATTGGACACCAATGACAATCCCCCTGAACTGATCGTATCATCATTTTCCAACTCTGTTGCTGAGAATTCTCCTGAGACCGCACTGGCTGTTTTTAAGATTAATGACAGAGACTctggagaaaatggaaagatggtTTGCTACATTCAAGAGAATCTGCCATTCCTACTAAAACCTTCTGTGGAGAATTTTTACATCCTAATGACAGAAGGCGCGCTGGACAGAGAGATCAGAGCCGAGTACAACATCACCATCACCGTCACTGACTTGGGGACACCCAGGCTGAAAACCGAGTACAACATAACCGTGCTGGTCTCTGACGTCAATGACAACGCCCCCGCCTTCACCCAAACCTCCTACACCCTGTTCGTCCGCGAGAACAACAGCCCCGCCCTGCACATCGGCAGCGTCAGCGCCACAGACAGAGACTCAGGCACCAACGCCCAGGTCACCTACTCGCTGCTGCCGCCCCAAGACCTGCATCTGCCCCTCGCCTCCCTGGTCTCCATCAACGCGGACAACGGCCACCTGTTCGCCCTCAGGTCTCTGGACTACGAGGCCCTGCAGGCCTTCGAGTTCCGCGTGGGCGCCACAGACCGCGGATCCCCGGCGCTGAGCAGCGAGGCGCTGGTGCGCGTGCTGGTGCTGGACGCCAACGACAACTCGCCCTTCGTGCTGTACCCGCTGCAGAACGGCTCCGCGCCCTGCACCGAGCTGGTGCCCCGGGCGGCCGAGCCGGGCTACCTGGTGACCAAGGTGGTGGCGGTGGACGGCGACTCGGGCCAGAACGCCTGGCTGTCGTACCAGTTGCTCAAGGCCACGGAGCTCGGGCTGTTCGGTGTGTGGGCGCACAATGGCGAGGTGCGCACCGCCAGGCTGCTGAGCGAGCGCGACGCGGCCAAGCACAAGCTGGTGGTGCTGGTCAAGGACAATGGCGAGCCTCCGCGCTCGGCCACCGCCACGCTGCACGTGCTCCTGGTGGACGGCTTCTCCCAGCCCTACCTGCCGCTCCCGGAGGCTGTCccggcccaggcccaggccgaCTCGCTCACCGTCTACCTGGTGGTGGCGTTGGCTTCGGTGTCTTCGCTCTTCCTCCTCTCGGTGCTCCTGTTCGTGGCGGTGCGGCTGTGCAGGAGGAGCAGGGCGGCCTCTGTGGGTCGCTGCTCGGTGCCCGAGGGCCCCTTTCCAGGGCATCTGGTGGACGTGAGCGGCACCGGGACCCTGTCCCAGAGCTACCAGTATGAGGTGTGTCTGACGGGAGGCCCCGGGACCAGTGAGTTCAAGTTCTTCAAACCAATTATTGCGGATATTCAGGCACAGGGCCCTGGGAGGAAGAGTGAAGAAAATTCCACCTTCCGAGATAGCTTTGGATTTAATATTCAGTAA
- the LOC100584387 gene encoding protocadherin beta-9, producing the protein MKTRGFSFPRQRQVLFLFLFWGVSLAGSGFGRYSVTEETERGSFVVNLAKDLGLAEGELAARGTRVVSDDNKQYLLLDSHTGNLLTNEKLDREKLCGPKEPCMLYFQILMDDPFQIYRAELRVRDINDHSPVFRDKEMVLKISENTAEGTAFRLERAQDPDGGLNGIQNYTISPNSFFHINISGSDEGTIYPELVLDKALDREEQGELSLTLTALDGGSPPRSGTSTVRIVVLDVNDNAPQFAKAVYETQAPENSPVGSLIVKVSAGDVDSGVNAEVFYSFFDASEDILTTFQINPFSGEIFLRELLDYELVNSYKINIQAMDGGGLSARCTVLIKVLDTNDNPPELIISSLSNSVAENSPGIVLAVFKIKDRDSGDNGKTICYVQDNLPFFLKPSVDNFYILMTEGALDRESKAEYNITITVTDLGTPRLKTEHSITLQVSDVNDNAPAFTQTSYTLFLRENNSPALHIGSVSATDRDSGTNAQITYSLLPSQDLHLPLASLVSINADNGHLFALRSLDYEALQAFEFRVGATDRGSPALSSEALVRVLVLDANDNSPFVLYPLQNGSAPCTELVPRAAEPGYLVTKVVAVDGDSGQNAWLSYQLLKATEPGLFGVWAHNGEVRTARLLSERDVAKHRLVVLVKDNGEPPRSATATLHVLLVDGFSQPYLPLPEAAPAQAQADSLTVYLVVALASVSSLFLLSVLLFVAVRLCRRSRAASVGRCSVPEGPFPGHLVDVSGTGTLFQSYQYEVCLTGGSETGEFKFLKPITPHLPPQSGGKEIEENSTLRNSFGFNY; encoded by the coding sequence ATGAAGACCAGGGGGTTCAGCTTCCCAAGACAAAGGCAagtcctgtttctttttcttttttggggagtGTCCTTGGCAGGTTCCGGGTTTGGACGTTATTCTGTGACTGAGGAAACAGAGAGAGGATCCTTTGTGGTCAATCTGGCAAAGGATCTGGGACTAGCAGAGGGGGAGCTGGCTGCAAGGGGAACCAGGGTGGTTTCTGATGATAACAAACAATACCTGCTCCTGGATTCACATACTGGGAATTTGCTCACAAATGAGAAACTGGACCGAGAGAAGCTGTGTGGCCCTAAAGAGCCCTGTATGTtgtatttccaaattttaatgGATGATCCCTTTCAGATTTACCGGGCTGAGCTGAGAGTCAGGGATATAAATGATCACTCGCCAGTGTTTCGGGACAAAGAGATGGtcttaaaaatatcagaaaatacagCTGAAGGGACAGCATTTCGACTAGAAAGAGCACAGGATCCAGATGGAGGACTTAACGGTATCCAAAACTACACAATCAGCCCCAACTCTTTTTTCCATATTAATATTAGTGGCAGTGATGAAGGCACGATATATCCAGAGCTAGTGTTGGACAAAGCACTAGATCGGGAGGAGCAGGGAGAGCTCAGCTTAACCCTCACAGCGCTGGATGGTGGGTCTCCACCCAGATCTGGGACCTCCACTGTACGCATTGTGGTCTTGGACGTCAATGACAATGCCCCACAATTTGCCAAGGCTGTGTATGAGACCCAGGCTCCAGAAAACAGTCCAGTAGGGTCCCTTATTGTTAAAGTGTCTGCAGGAGATGTAGACTCAGGAGTCAATGCAGAagtattctattcattttttgatGCTTCTGAAGATATTTTAACAACCTTTCAAATCAATCCTTTTTCTGGGGAAATCTTTCTCAGAGAATTGCTTGATTATGAGTTAGTAAattcttacaaaataaatatacaggcAATGGACGGTGGAGGCCTTTCTGCAAGATGTACAGTTTTGATTAAAGTATTAGATACCAATGACAATCCTCCTGAACTGATCATATCATCACTTTCCAACTCTGTTGCCGAAAACTCTCCTGGGATAGTATTGGCTGTTTTTAAGATTAAAGACAGAGACTCTGGAGACAATGGAAAGACAATTTGCTATGTTCAAGAtaatctgcctttttttctgaAACCGTCTGTTGACAATTTTTACATCCTAATGACTGAAGGTGCACTGGACAGAGAGAGCAAAGCTGAGTACAACATCACCATCACCGTCACTGATTTGGGGACACCCAGGCTGAAAACCGAGCACAGCATAACCCTGCAGGTCTCCGACGTCAATGACAACGCCCCCGCCTTCACCCAAACCTCCTACACCCTGTTCCTCCGTGAGAACAACAGCCCCGCCCTGCACATCGGCAGTGTCAGCGCCACAGACAGAGACTCAGGCACCAACGCCCAGATCACCTACTCGCTGCTGCCGTCCCAAGACCTGCATCTGCCCCTCGCCTCCCTGGTCTCCATCAACGCGGACAACGGCCACCTGTTTGCCCTCAGGTCTTTGGACTACGAGGCCCTGCAGGCGTTCGAGTTCCGCGTGGGCGCCACAGACCGCGGCTCCCCGGCGCTGAGCAGCGAGGCGCTGGTGCGCGTGCTGGTGCTGGACGCCAACGACAACTCGCCCTTCGTGCTGTACCCGCTGCAGAACGGCTCCGCGCCCTGCACCGAGCTGGTGCCCCGGGCGGCCGAGCCGGGCTACCTGGTGACCAAGGTGGTGGCGGTGGACGGCGACTCGGGCCAGAACGCCTGGCTGTCGTACCAGCTGCTCAAGGCCACGGAGCCCGGGCTGTTCGGCGTGTGGGCGCACAATGGCGAGGTGCGCACCGCCAGGCTGCTGAGCGAGCGTGACGTGGCCAAGCACAGGCTGGTGGTGCTGGTCAAGGACAATGGCGAGCCTCCGCGCTCGGCCACCGCCACGCTGCACGTGCTCCTGGTGGACGGCTTCTCCCAGCCCTACCTGCCTCTCCCGGAGGCGGCCccggcccaggcccaggccgaCTCGCTCACCGTCTACCTGGTGGTGGCGTTGGCCTCGGTGTCGTCGCTCTTCCTCCTCTCGGTGCTCCTGTTCGTGGCGGTGCGGCTGTGCAGGAGGAGCAGGGCGGCCTCTGTGGGTCGCTGCTCGGTGCCCGAGGGTCCTTTTCCAGGGCATCTAGTGGACGTGAGCGGCACCGGGACCCTGTTTCAGAGCTACCAGTACGAGGTGTGTCTGACTGGAGGTTCAGAGACCGGCGAGTTCAAGTTCTTGAAGCCAATtaccccccacctccctccccaaaGCGGTGGgaaagaaatagaggaaaattCTACTCTCCGCAATAGCTTTGGATTTAATTATTGA